The DNA sequence TCGAGGTCGAAAGGCACATGAACATTCGTTCGATAATTTCGGCACTATAGACTCACCGCCACCATTTGAAAGGAAAGGTATGCATTCCTAGTTCGAGTGATGCTCACTGTGTGGCGCTAGTTCTCCGTGGGTCCGCGTTATTCCGCGACtgtgcgagaaaaaaagaatcgTTTCTGCGCACAAAAGCGTCACGTAAAACCCGGAGCAAGGCAATAACCGGCGACTGAAGCGGTCGCGATGTTTCCCAAAACCTATCCCGCGTGTACACTTTACGTCCTGTTGGCGACTCTGTCGTGGTCTGTCTACGCTCGTGCGCTGGAAGATCGAGGGACCGAGGACTTTCGCATCGGAACGGCGCCGAGAACCACGCCGTCGCTCGCGCATCCCGCGTCGGCGAAGCGGCGAGTCCCGAGGCGACCTCCGCCACAGGGCAGCGTCGACGCCAAGCCGGACATTCAGCCGTTCGCCTTCTCGAAGAACGCGGCGCTGGGCCACAAGACGAGCGTGGCCTGCTTCGCGACGGGCGGGACGGAGCCGTTCCACTTCCGGTGGACGCACGACGGACACGCCGTCGTCGACGCAGCCACGAGGCACGTCAAGGGGGCCGCGGCCAACATGGCCACGCTGGTCTTCGACAAGCTGGTCGCCGAACATTTCGGCAACTACACTTGCACCGTGAGCAACGCC is a window from the Dermacentor albipictus isolate Rhodes 1998 colony chromosome 6, USDA_Dalb.pri_finalv2, whole genome shotgun sequence genome containing:
- the LOC139047069 gene encoding myopalladin-like encodes the protein MAEPVFGPPEVHPFLFSKNVALGAEAVVNCAVIGGDGPFEFRWSLNGERLRTSASKYVEAVSDKIVALTIKKVTPDDVGNYTCTVSNGAGSDSFTAALVVKDRGTEDFRIGTAPRTTPSLAHPASAKRRVPRRPPPQGSVDAKPDIQPFAFSKNAALGHKTSVACFATGGTEPFHFRWTHDGHAVVDAATRHVKGAAANMATLVFDKLVAEHFGNYTCTVSNAHGSSSYTAELVVEDGIAVGP